The Streptomyces luteogriseus genome includes a window with the following:
- a CDS encoding DUF3040 domain-containing protein: MPQSEDRRLVDLEARLEREDPRFTRAMRTGRPARPREYRRAGAWWGLGLGFVVLGTGIVLAQGLLIAGGLVLVGMAAQLADPDPARMTHRGFGRR, from the coding sequence GTGCCGCAGTCCGAAGACCGTCGTCTGGTCGATCTCGAAGCACGACTCGAGCGGGAGGACCCCCGGTTCACCCGGGCCATGAGAACCGGCCGACCCGCCCGGCCCCGCGAGTACCGGCGGGCCGGAGCCTGGTGGGGGCTGGGGCTCGGCTTCGTCGTGCTGGGCACCGGCATCGTCCTGGCGCAGGGGCTGCTCATCGCGGGCGGGCTCGTCCTCGTCGGCATGGCGGCGCAGCTGGCCGATCCGGACCCGGCCCGCATGACGCACCGGGGGTTCGGACGGCGCTGA
- a CDS encoding class F sortase, with protein sequence MAASPSALSDLGPAPSKRRFRRVVTVLWVVAALVLTVNLVGGRGGSPDSAGPPHAPPAVAAASAVPDLPDTPSTSAAPHRSGASGPHLPRSRPVRLLIPKISVDAPFTALAINDFGQLEPPPAEDTNLVGWYAKGHTPGESGTAIIAGHVDTATAPAVFAGLNALKKGDRFQVARADGSKATFAVDAVESFEKDAFPSDRVYGDTPRAQVRLITCSGSYDRRARDYTENLVVFAHLV encoded by the coding sequence ATGGCAGCCAGTCCCTCCGCTCTTTCCGACCTCGGCCCCGCCCCGTCGAAGCGGCGGTTCCGCCGCGTGGTGACGGTGCTCTGGGTGGTGGCCGCACTCGTCCTGACCGTGAACCTGGTCGGCGGCCGCGGTGGGTCGCCGGACTCCGCCGGCCCGCCGCACGCGCCGCCCGCCGTGGCCGCCGCCTCGGCCGTGCCCGACCTGCCCGACACGCCGTCCACGTCCGCGGCGCCCCACCGGTCCGGCGCGTCCGGCCCTCATCTGCCGCGGTCCCGGCCGGTGCGTCTGCTCATCCCCAAGATCTCGGTCGACGCGCCCTTCACCGCTCTCGCCATCAACGACTTCGGGCAGCTGGAACCGCCGCCGGCGGAGGACACCAACCTGGTCGGCTGGTACGCCAAGGGCCACACGCCCGGGGAGTCCGGCACCGCGATCATCGCCGGGCACGTGGACACCGCGACCGCCCCGGCCGTGTTCGCCGGACTCAACGCGCTGAAGAAGGGCGACCGGTTCCAGGTGGCGCGGGCCGACGGCAGCAAGGCGACCTTCGCCGTCGACGCCGTCGAGTCGTTCGAGAAGGACGCCTTCCCCAGCGACCGCGTCTACGGCGACACACCGAGGGCCCAGGTCCGGCTCATCACCTGCTCCGGCTCCTACGACCGTCGGGCCCGGGACTACACCGAGAACCTGGTCGTCTTCGCCCACCTCGTCTGA